One Caballeronia sp. NK8 DNA window includes the following coding sequences:
- a CDS encoding universal stress protein, translated as MQRGVEASIDRARGFLQSAGIDVNTFVADLFESGGDAAHALTRAAQTWRADLMMLAARRHMGILQWTERTTRDAADMAHCSMQVLPAPPARFETARPCRLLCAVDGSPVSLASLRAGLKIAGPGAQVQAIYVIDRSARATDAASTTSLQEAFFEEGQSALAKARTVFSETWCAQDFAFDAALVRTDETGDDVAHAIVHGAARWNADAILMGKERSRAGYSGLCPDAWPN; from the coding sequence TTGCAGCGCGGCGTCGAGGCGAGTATAGACAGGGCGCGGGGGTTCCTCCAGAGCGCAGGCATCGACGTGAATACCTTTGTCGCCGACCTGTTCGAGAGCGGCGGAGACGCGGCTCACGCGCTTACGCGGGCGGCGCAGACGTGGCGCGCCGATCTCATGATGCTAGCCGCACGCCGCCACATGGGCATCCTGCAATGGACCGAGCGGACGACCCGGGATGCGGCGGACATGGCGCACTGTTCGATGCAGGTGCTGCCCGCGCCTCCCGCCCGGTTCGAGACCGCCAGACCCTGCCGATTGCTGTGTGCCGTGGACGGCAGTCCCGTTTCGCTGGCATCCTTGCGAGCAGGGCTCAAGATCGCCGGGCCGGGCGCACAGGTGCAAGCGATCTACGTCATCGATCGTTCGGCTCGCGCGACTGACGCCGCGTCGACGACGTCGCTTCAAGAGGCATTCTTCGAAGAAGGACAGTCTGCTTTGGCGAAGGCCCGCACGGTCTTCTCAGAAACCTGGTGTGCACAGGATTTCGCGTTCGATGCTGCGCTTGTACGAACCGATGAAACGGGTGACGATGTCGCGCATGCGATCGTGCATGGAGCCGCGCGCTGGAACGCCGATGCAATTCTCATGGGCAAAGAGAGGTCGCGCGCTGGATACTCGGGACTGTGTCCGGACGCGTGGCCCAACTGA
- a CDS encoding cobalamin-dependent protein (Presence of a B(12) (cobalamin)-binding domain implies dependence on cobalamin itself, in one of its several forms, or in some unusual lineages, dependence on a cobalamin-like analog.): MTNSTERVLEPDPVANGAPESNPTLERAPPAAVTGIGIGAIAQEIGVTRDTLRVWERRYGFPQPMRAPSGERLYPQEQVSKLRLVTRLLDAGHRPSKVLAQSLEALQQLAETSGIGQDVPDAELDRLISLLRASAYEEFRFELLKRAARDGLERFVLDVAAPLSARVGNAWAAGTLQVYHEHLFSEALQTTLRTLMRPLSDALRGRGGRPRVLLTTLSGEGHGLGILMAEAMFMLSECECIQLGLQTPLHDIVGAVAAHRVDIVALSFTATLPTQSVANGLTDLRNLLPPHVHIWVGGSSPALRRKFEDRVHPVISLTMVDETVSNWRQLPMP; this comes from the coding sequence ATGACAAATTCGACAGAGCGCGTTTTAGAGCCAGACCCGGTCGCTAACGGCGCCCCCGAGTCAAATCCTACCTTAGAGCGCGCTCCGCCGGCGGCCGTGACAGGAATCGGTATCGGGGCGATCGCGCAAGAAATCGGTGTAACGAGGGACACCTTGCGCGTTTGGGAACGCCGCTACGGCTTTCCGCAGCCGATGCGCGCTCCCAGCGGCGAGCGGCTATATCCACAGGAGCAGGTGTCGAAGCTGCGGCTCGTCACGCGTCTGCTCGACGCAGGTCATCGTCCGAGTAAGGTCCTCGCACAGTCGCTCGAAGCGCTTCAGCAGCTCGCCGAGACTTCCGGGATCGGGCAGGACGTGCCGGACGCCGAACTCGATCGTCTGATTTCATTACTGCGCGCGAGTGCCTATGAAGAGTTTCGCTTTGAACTGTTGAAGCGCGCCGCGCGCGACGGTCTCGAGCGTTTCGTGCTGGACGTGGCGGCGCCGCTGTCGGCACGGGTCGGAAACGCCTGGGCCGCAGGCACCCTGCAGGTGTACCACGAGCATCTGTTCAGCGAGGCGCTCCAGACCACGTTGCGCACGCTGATGCGCCCTCTGTCTGATGCGCTTCGCGGGCGCGGCGGCCGTCCCCGCGTGCTGCTCACGACGCTGTCCGGCGAGGGCCACGGTCTTGGCATCCTGATGGCCGAGGCGATGTTCATGCTCTCCGAATGTGAGTGCATCCAGCTGGGGCTGCAGACGCCGCTGCATGATATCGTCGGCGCCGTGGCGGCGCATCGGGTCGATATCGTCGCGCTCTCCTTCACCGCGACGCTGCCCACGCAGTCCGTCGCGAACGGCTTGACCGATCTGCGCAATCTGCTGCCGCCGCACGTGCACATTTGGGTCGGTGGAAGCAGCCCGGCGCTGCGCCGCAAGTTTGAGGACCGCGTGCATCCGGTCATAAGTTTGACCATGGTAGATGAGACCGTTTCGAACTGGCGGCAACTGCCCATGCCATGA
- a CDS encoding DUF4148 domain-containing protein, with the protein MENVTKTCSALATFALLLTGYPAISAPQSKRHLSETECRDLAATKSNAPKTRSQHRSELSALSKAGYNPSPWHDDPNYPADLHAAQRLVDHWFETECKASPR; encoded by the coding sequence ATGGAAAATGTCACGAAAACCTGCTCGGCGCTTGCTACGTTCGCGCTCCTGCTGACCGGATATCCCGCCATCAGCGCGCCACAAAGCAAACGACACCTGAGCGAAACGGAGTGCCGTGACCTTGCCGCAACCAAAAGCAACGCACCTAAGACGAGGTCGCAGCACCGAAGCGAGCTTTCGGCCCTGAGTAAAGCGGGCTACAACCCGTCGCCATGGCACGACGACCCAAACTACCCAGCAGATCTGCACGCCGCTCAGCGTCTGGTTGACCATTGGTTCGAAACCGAGTGCAAGGCATCTCCAAGGTGA
- a CDS encoding porin: MKKTLIAGAALATLAGSAQAQSNVTLYGLIDAGLTYTNSQITGTGAGGHSNWQMTSGGVQYSRWGLRGAEDLGGGLQAIFTLENGFNLNNGQLSSANRIFNRLAYVGVSSRDFGSLTLGRQTDGMVDFVGPLSLTGTQYGGTHFAHPFDVDNLNDSFQINNSVKYQSPNFAGFRIGALYGFSNQAGGFANNRAYSVGMSYMWGPLNFGAGYLHLNNSAGTPAQLNTNGAVTDTLGTSLSGLLTPTAVPLGALASRQQTWGGGVNYAVGPLVAGFVYTQTNLTELFLTGFNTHFQNYEGNIRFALTPAVMLAAAYTYSRAGGNAGSGAPHWNQVSALANYAFSKRTDVYIQSTYQSVSARAGNPLGVAWINGVNSPASTSNQIEATIGLRHRF; the protein is encoded by the coding sequence ATGAAGAAAACTCTTATAGCCGGTGCTGCGCTGGCCACCCTGGCCGGGTCGGCGCAGGCGCAAAGCAATGTCACACTTTACGGCCTCATCGACGCAGGTCTCACTTACACGAACAGCCAGATCACCGGCACCGGAGCAGGTGGTCACAGCAACTGGCAGATGACGAGTGGAGGCGTACAGTACAGTCGTTGGGGGCTGCGCGGAGCGGAAGATCTCGGCGGCGGGTTGCAGGCGATTTTCACTCTGGAGAACGGCTTCAATCTGAACAACGGACAGTTGTCGTCTGCCAATCGCATCTTCAACCGCTTGGCCTACGTCGGAGTTTCCAGTCGCGATTTTGGCTCGCTCACCTTGGGACGTCAAACCGACGGCATGGTTGACTTCGTAGGGCCGCTCTCGTTGACCGGCACACAGTATGGCGGCACCCACTTTGCACATCCGTTCGACGTCGACAATTTGAACGACTCGTTCCAGATCAACAATTCTGTCAAGTATCAGAGCCCGAATTTTGCCGGCTTCAGGATCGGGGCCCTGTATGGCTTCTCGAACCAGGCCGGTGGCTTCGCGAACAACCGTGCGTACAGTGTCGGCATGTCGTACATGTGGGGACCGTTGAACTTTGGCGCCGGGTATTTGCACCTGAACAACTCGGCCGGCACCCCGGCACAACTCAACACGAACGGGGCAGTCACCGATACGCTTGGGACCTCACTATCAGGTCTTCTAACTCCTACCGCAGTACCATTAGGTGCGCTCGCTAGTCGACAGCAAACGTGGGGCGGAGGCGTGAACTATGCGGTCGGCCCCTTGGTTGCAGGCTTCGTATATACGCAAACGAACCTGACGGAACTGTTCCTGACCGGCTTCAACACGCACTTTCAGAACTATGAAGGAAACATTCGGTTCGCTTTGACACCAGCCGTTATGCTGGCGGCGGCCTACACTTACTCACGGGCCGGAGGCAACGCCGGGAGCGGTGCTCCGCACTGGAATCAGGTGAGCGCGCTCGCGAACTACGCCTTCTCAAAACGCACGGACGTCTATATCCAAAGCACCTATCAAAGCGTGAGCGCGAGGGCCGGCAACCCGCTGGGAGTCGCCTGGATCAACGGTGTGAATTCACCGGCATCGACATCGAATCAGATTGAGGCCACCATCGGTTTGCGTCACCGCTTCTGA
- a CDS encoding response regulator, protein MNVLVIDDDESVADSLAFLLDCNGHCAYVGYDGRTALTLLRTGAFGIAFLDEGLPDITGSTVARSLRETPIPSGIFLVSMTGDADSQRETAQLYDVCLQKPFSLEALMKVIDDARSSQDARTVLQA, encoded by the coding sequence ATGAATGTGCTCGTCATTGACGACGATGAGTCCGTCGCGGACAGTCTTGCCTTTTTATTGGATTGCAATGGTCACTGTGCTTACGTGGGCTACGACGGCCGGACTGCCCTCACGCTCCTTCGCACCGGCGCTTTTGGAATCGCTTTCCTTGACGAGGGCCTCCCCGACATCACTGGCAGCACTGTCGCGCGTTCGCTGAGGGAAACACCGATTCCCTCCGGGATTTTTCTCGTTTCAATGACGGGAGACGCAGACAGTCAGAGAGAAACTGCTCAGCTCTACGATGTCTGTCTGCAGAAGCCGTTCTCGTTGGAGGCGCTCATGAAGGTCATCGACGACGCTCGCTCTAGCCAAGACGCGAGGACTGTGCTCCAGGCCTAG
- a CDS encoding antitoxin Xre-like helix-turn-helix domain-containing protein, whose amino-acid sequence MTIIAFTPTGTGNARQAEYALLGELLDARVRDDADLAGLAQDRVNVDVIDRLAAQGLKADELAFIIPRRTLTHRRQQHERLSTEESDRAIRLARIVAQANAAFGSNEKALVWLRGLQKRFDGLSALGMAATEHGARLVEDALVQIDEGYFA is encoded by the coding sequence ATGACAATAATCGCCTTCACACCGACTGGTACCGGAAACGCACGACAAGCGGAATACGCGCTGCTCGGTGAACTGCTTGACGCGCGCGTCCGGGATGATGCCGATCTCGCTGGACTGGCGCAGGATCGCGTCAACGTCGACGTAATCGATCGACTCGCCGCTCAGGGGCTGAAGGCCGACGAACTGGCTTTCATTATCCCGCGGCGAACACTCACGCATCGTCGGCAGCAACACGAACGCCTGTCGACGGAGGAATCCGATCGAGCCATTCGTTTGGCGCGCATCGTCGCGCAGGCGAACGCCGCTTTCGGCAGTAACGAAAAGGCCTTGGTTTGGTTGCGCGGTCTGCAGAAGCGCTTCGATGGCCTCAGCGCCCTTGGAATGGCTGCAACCGAGCATGGGGCGCGTCTGGTCGAGGACGCGCTCGTACAGATTGACGAGGGATATTTCGCCTGA
- a CDS encoding AAA domain-containing protein has translation MLLAKPGGASVQSVERATIYGERYAVVYYPGASKPYVHKLNSVEFVKPTTMKEGSVFRYFVDVANARRENAGSKIQREIAANIVRQLESLPPRPDTALNAYCTGQNGMQAQVDGLIFPFGVNESQLTAVEQGFRAQISVIEGPPGTGKTQTILNILANILLQGKTVAVLSNNNPAVENVYTKLEKAGLDHLVAKLGSKENRAAFFDNLPPRPSVEPEPAPTMDEIQALLARLRRHLHDHNTAAQLQADIDELRIERRHLLQWQDENGLQVRASLDKYGLSPDKTSDLIAYLSHLGEQPIRLKDRIELLFNFRIFRAKPFEKESASPSFMLCRCTTTTRRCKTRRRALGACRESLAQGNFTASLEALTTGSMRYLKQHLHAHTTEPGGINEDQYRKQFDHFLQRFPILGSSTHSIVNSIAPGAALDYVIIDEASQQDIVPGILALGCAKNLIVVGDSRQLAHIPVASGFEPR, from the coding sequence ATGTTGCTCGCAAAGCCAGGTGGCGCATCCGTTCAGTCCGTCGAGAGAGCGACAATCTACGGCGAGCGGTATGCCGTGGTCTACTATCCTGGCGCCTCCAAGCCGTACGTTCACAAATTGAACAGCGTCGAGTTCGTCAAGCCGACAACAATGAAGGAAGGGTCTGTCTTTCGGTATTTTGTCGACGTGGCGAACGCCCGAAGGGAAAACGCGGGTTCAAAGATCCAGCGCGAGATCGCGGCCAATATCGTCCGCCAGCTAGAGAGCCTGCCTCCCCGGCCGGACACTGCCTTGAACGCCTATTGCACGGGGCAGAACGGGATGCAGGCGCAAGTCGATGGTCTGATCTTTCCATTTGGCGTGAACGAAAGCCAGCTCACGGCGGTCGAGCAAGGGTTCCGCGCGCAGATTAGCGTCATTGAGGGGCCGCCTGGAACCGGCAAGACGCAGACCATTCTAAACATCCTTGCCAACATCCTGCTGCAGGGTAAGACGGTCGCGGTACTGTCCAACAACAATCCGGCCGTGGAGAACGTTTACACGAAGCTGGAGAAAGCCGGGCTTGACCATTTGGTTGCCAAGCTCGGCAGCAAGGAAAACCGGGCGGCTTTCTTCGACAATCTACCTCCCCGGCCGTCCGTCGAACCCGAGCCCGCACCGACCATGGACGAAATCCAAGCGCTGCTTGCACGGTTGAGGCGGCATCTCCACGATCACAACACAGCAGCGCAATTGCAGGCTGACATCGATGAACTACGTATCGAACGTCGCCATCTGCTGCAGTGGCAGGACGAGAACGGGCTACAGGTTCGAGCGTCTCTGGACAAGTACGGCTTGTCGCCAGACAAGACGTCGGACCTGATAGCCTACCTATCCCATCTTGGAGAGCAGCCGATTCGGCTCAAGGACCGAATCGAGCTGCTGTTCAATTTCAGGATTTTCCGCGCCAAGCCTTTCGAGAAGGAGTCCGCCAGTCCATCATTCATGCTTTGCAGATGCACTACTACGACAAGGCGCTGCAAAACAAGGAGGCGGGCCTTGGGGGCATGCCGCGAGTCGCTCGCGCAAGGCAATTTCACGGCGTCGCTGGAGGCGTTGACGACAGGGTCGATGCGCTACCTCAAGCAACACTTGCATGCGCATACCACTGAGCCAGGTGGCATCAATGAGGACCAGTATCGGAAGCAGTTCGACCACTTCTTGCAACGCTTTCCCATCCTCGGTAGCAGCACGCACTCCATCGTCAACTCGATCGCACCGGGCGCAGCCCTCGACTACGTCATCATCGACGAGGCCTCACAGCAGGACATCGTACCGGGCATCCTGGCGCTGGGCTGCGCGAAGAACCTGATCGTCGTTGGGGACAGCCGTCAGTTAGCTCACATTCCAGTGGCGTCGGGCTTCGAACCCCGATAA
- a CDS encoding DUF2726 domain-containing protein, whose protein sequence is MRNARSCDFVLYFKVGKTPLRVIEVDGASHNTAEQAARDALKNSILAKSGLAILRLRTVESGIEEKVEAFLAAWGKRTLTWNVQRQRHDGRKSTFFCSPALLVPEVHLR, encoded by the coding sequence ATGCGCAACGCGCGCAGTTGCGACTTCGTGCTGTATTTCAAAGTGGGGAAAACCCCGCTGAGAGTGATCGAAGTCGATGGCGCCTCCCATAACACAGCTGAGCAAGCGGCGCGAGATGCCTTGAAAAATAGCATCCTGGCGAAGAGCGGGCTTGCGATCCTGCGGCTGCGGACAGTTGAAAGTGGAATTGAGGAGAAAGTGGAGGCGTTTCTTGCGGCGTGGGGGAAGCGGACGCTGACGTGGAACGTACAGCGGCAAAGGCATGATGGTCGTAAATCGACTTTTTTTTGCTCGCCCGCACTGTTGGTGCCGGAAGTGCATTTGCGGTGA
- a CDS encoding LysR family transcriptional regulator: protein MNEIQAMRIFVRVSDTESFHCTARELRVSNALVSRAIASLEARLKTRLINRTTRKVSVTEAGARYLEGCRTFLEELDNLESTIAKTEDGPSGALRVVASTALSQFTLSQLVDGFRELYPNVTVRLTLAERRVHFVENGFDVGIVTELADQTAVVKQKVGVNAFVPVATPAFLREHGLPAAPGDLRSLSSVGLQEELRSQTWNFGHGQGAVDEVTLAPAYSVDNWFLARLVTLQSMGFSIVPKGVVQTELDDGKLIRLLPEYSIATPDKNIFIVFLARKYLPRKTRAFIDYASDYLSRELAVSTGRTEDIDVLALRQPRSLLEAVSAEANAN from the coding sequence ATGAACGAGATCCAGGCGATGCGTATCTTTGTGCGCGTATCGGATACGGAAAGTTTCCACTGCACCGCGCGAGAACTGCGGGTTTCCAACGCGTTGGTGAGTCGCGCGATCGCCTCGCTCGAGGCACGGTTGAAAACTCGTTTGATCAATCGCACGACGCGCAAGGTATCGGTGACCGAAGCTGGCGCGCGCTATCTCGAAGGATGTCGCACGTTTCTGGAGGAACTGGATAATCTGGAGTCCACGATCGCGAAAACTGAAGACGGACCCAGCGGCGCGTTGCGCGTCGTCGCATCGACCGCGCTATCCCAGTTCACCTTGAGTCAACTCGTCGACGGGTTCCGCGAGCTCTATCCGAACGTAACGGTACGGCTGACCCTCGCTGAGCGGCGTGTCCATTTCGTCGAAAATGGTTTTGACGTCGGCATTGTCACTGAGCTGGCGGATCAAACTGCGGTCGTCAAGCAGAAGGTTGGCGTCAATGCGTTCGTCCCCGTGGCCACGCCGGCTTTTCTGCGCGAGCATGGCCTGCCTGCCGCCCCGGGAGATTTGCGCAGCCTGTCGTCGGTCGGGTTGCAAGAGGAGCTACGCAGTCAGACGTGGAATTTCGGTCACGGTCAAGGCGCCGTGGATGAAGTCACGCTCGCACCGGCGTACTCGGTCGATAACTGGTTCCTGGCTCGTCTCGTGACGCTGCAGAGCATGGGGTTCTCGATCGTGCCTAAAGGCGTGGTGCAGACCGAGCTGGACGACGGCAAACTCATTCGCCTGTTGCCGGAGTATTCGATCGCGACGCCCGACAAGAACATCTTCATTGTCTTTCTTGCGCGGAAGTACTTGCCTCGCAAGACCCGCGCGTTCATTGACTATGCATCGGATTACCTAAGCCGGGAACTTGCAGTCTCGACCGGCCGAACTGAAGACATCGACGTGCTGGCTTTGCGTCAACCGAGGTCACTTCTTGAAGCGGTCAGCGCTGAGGCGAACGCGAACTGA
- a CDS encoding RT0821/Lpp0805 family surface protein has product MSCTCAHAANLNFLKDTPISYMKPADRKALNRAAQEALDTKKDGETIKWNNAGTGNTVHIEGTVTPRDTVKRDGGTCRKVTLVAVAKGQTQSWTPTACKKGEAEWRIEKQ; this is encoded by the coding sequence TTGTCATGCACATGCGCCCATGCTGCGAACCTGAACTTCCTCAAGGACACGCCGATCAGCTATATGAAGCCCGCCGACCGCAAAGCGCTCAATCGCGCCGCTCAGGAAGCGCTCGACACGAAGAAGGACGGCGAAACAATCAAATGGAACAACGCCGGAACCGGTAACACAGTGCACATCGAAGGCACGGTCACGCCGCGCGACACCGTGAAGCGCGACGGCGGGACGTGCCGCAAAGTCACGCTCGTCGCCGTCGCGAAGGGACAGACGCAGTCGTGGACGCCGACCGCGTGCAAGAAGGGGGAAGCGGAGTGGCGGATCGAGAAGCAGTGA
- a CDS encoding DUF2964 family protein: MRLNEPRMVVASIGVFIWLGGLYFTMHGLLDDVKPEFRYGMWALGIGIVIFVVALNPLAQRRSGKRDRST, from the coding sequence ATGAGACTGAACGAGCCGCGCATGGTGGTTGCCTCGATCGGTGTGTTCATCTGGCTCGGCGGCCTGTATTTCACGATGCACGGTCTGCTCGACGACGTGAAGCCCGAATTCCGCTACGGCATGTGGGCGCTGGGCATCGGCATCGTGATCTTTGTGGTCGCGTTGAATCCGCTTGCGCAGCGCAGGTCGGGAAAGCGCGATCGATCGACCTGA